The proteins below come from a single Eremothecium sinecaudum strain ATCC 58844 chromosome II, complete sequence genomic window:
- the SNF2 gene encoding SWI/SNF catalytic subunit SNF2 (Syntenic homolog of Ashbya gossypii AFR562C; Syntenic homolog of Saccharomyces cerevisiae YOR290C (SNF2); 1-intron in Ashbya gossypii), with the protein MELPQKQLTKEEINRCYLRWQQLSNQHGENASTIPEFIYFTRVLRQAAKQQQEMQLQQQQQQQQQQQQQQQQQQQQQQQQQQQQQQLQQQQLQQQQLQQQQLQQQQLQQQQLQQQHLQQQQEVTQLQAGQGSRVSTGSQVPQGMQGSQVQIPSLPQRQNQQHVSPTYTNGGPSPSSSAVPNGMGASPLTQEQSELLKAQINALKCLANKQPIPKEVLEVVQTSLNNPPNLRQMVSIVFGVLSQRNELQQKTAETTVAPAYQESQAQQPLPSGQQNMPSSGDDTARNTRKASTEDLSPQSSAPGMGAQNIEQTGALPALEDIPAKYREPPKQLPPKTLHEFQKLNRDIPKIIDITKPTTIVDCYSAQPLPDSLPYEELFPSPKNPKLLISPGILPTGMDVHSAMEVYQTLIALDIDTAVDDSLNRLYDDSLRQEEKDDALLQYYSLQLLPLQKAVRGHVLQFEWFQNTLLTNTHPNFLSKIRKVNLQDALLTSELYKRHEFQQHQRKLFEKSAKLEAITEYSLNWFNQRMERRAAKLKFSNRLATVHSNLEKEEQKRIERNAKQRLQALRSNDEEAYIKLLDQTKDTRITHLLRQTNAFLDSLTRAVKDQQKFTKEKITSRDKEDGEEEIIEETGDVQESDREKIDYYEVAHRIKEVVTVQPSILVGGTLKEYQIKGLQWMVSLYNNHLNGILADEMGLGKTIQTISLLTYLYEVKGIHGPFLVIVPLSTLTNWNSEFDKWAPTLKKIAFKGPPSERKALSGIIKAGAFDVVLTTFEYIIKEKPLLSKIKWVHMVIDEGHRMKNAQSKLSLTLNQHYHTDYRLILTGTPLQNNLPELWALLNFVLPKIFNSVKSFDEWFNTPFANTGGQDKIELSEEETLLVIRRLHKVLRPFLLRRLKKDVEKELPDKVEKVIKCRMSALQQCLYEQMLKYRRLFVVEGSSSKKMVGLRGFNNQIMQLKKICNHPFVFEEVEDQINPNRETNANIWRASGKFEILQKILPKFKASGHRVLIFFQMTQIMDIMEDFLRLCDMKYLRLDGHTKSDDRTALLNAFNAPNSEYFCFLLSTRAGGLGLNLQTADTVIIFDTDWNPHQDLQAQDRAHRIGQKNEVRILRLITDNSVEEVILDRAHKKLDIDGKVIQAGKFDNKSTSEEQEALLRSLLEAEEEQKKRRELGLEEDEHLDDAELNEILARNDEELKLFAEIDTEIIKKQLASGITSRLLEDSELPEFYHQDIAAQIEREKADKNFVGGRGARERRAAHYEDSLSEEQWLKQFEVSDVESAISSPGPNSTVGSNFYSNNDDNEGPVLPSKRKRGPGRPPKSKKVKLDDDYEMEQLLAQGAEEYSPVENLPKDSSSGKESSSQFGGKTSSKDVRMSKTKTKVKSRRGRPSKNGRPYVRDSPTQPDEVRTAVAEKAKELYDYILGYCNEEGRSLTEIFLVKPSKKLYPDYYMLIKYPVAFENVMKNISTKAYDSLRETLEDFHLIFANARVYNTEGSIVFNDSLELEEAVIRKYKELSGDTDIDFTEFDSQYGTPVLLRQNDTDNGITASITP; encoded by the exons ATGGAACTTCCTCAGAAACAACTTACTAAGGAGGAGATAAACAGATGTTATTTG AGGTGGCAACAATTAAGTAACCAGCATGGGGAGAATGCTAGCACGATACCTGAATTTATTTACTTTACGCGTGTGTTGAGGCAAGCTGCGAAGCAACAGCAGGAAATGCAGCttcaacagcagcagcagcagcagcagcaacaacaacaacaacagcagcagcaacaacagcagcaacaacaacagcaacaacaacagcaacagctccaacaacaacagctccagcaacagcaactccagcaacagcaacttcagcaacagcagctCCAACAGCAACAGCTCCAACAACAGCATCTCCAGCAACAACAGGAAGTGACGCAGCTACAGGCTGGACAGGGGAGTCGGGTGTCAACGGGATCTCAGGTGCCACAGGGAATGCAAGGATCTCAAGTGCAGATCCCGTCATTACCACAGCGACAGAATCAGCAGCATGTGTCTCCAACCTACACTAATGGGGGACCATCACCGTCTAGTTCAGCCGTTCCGAATGGAATGGGGGCATCACCGCTCACTCAGGAGCAATCTGAGTTGCTTAAGGCTCAGATTAATGCTTTGAAATGCCTTGCAAACAAGCAACCTATACCGAAGGAGGTATTGGAAGTGGTACAAACGTCACTAAATAATCCACCAAACCTGCGGCAGATGGTTTCTATTGTTTTTGGTGTATTATCTCAGCGGAATGAACTTCAGCAGAAGACTGCTGAGACAACTGTTGCACCGGCATACCAAGAATCACAGGCGCAGCAACCACTGCCATCTGGTCAGCAGAATATGCCTTCTTCAGGCGATGATACTGCGCGAAATACGCGTAAAGCGTCGACGGAAGATCTTTCCCCACAATCTTCCGCCCCAGGTATGGGCGCCCAAAATATAGAGCAGACGGGCGCACTTCCAGCCCTTGAGGATATTCCTGCTAAATACAGAGAGCCGCCAAAACAGCTGCCTCCGAAGACATTGCATGAGTTTCAGAAACTGAACAGAGACATACCAAAAATCATAGATATCACAAAACCCACAACAATTGTGGATTGCTATTCGGCCCAACCGTTACCTGATTCACTTCCATACGAGGAACTATTCCCTTCACCTAAGAATCCAAAATTGTTAATTAGTCCCGGGATTTTGCCAACAGGTATGGATGTTCACTCAGCCATGGAAGTTTATCAGACGTTGATCGCCTTGGACATTGATACCGCTGTGGACGATTCACTTAACAGACTTTATGACGACTCGTTAAGACAGGAAGAAAAGGATGATGCGCTGTTACAATACTATTCGCTTCAGCTTTTACCACTACAGAAAGCTGTTCGTGGGCATGTGTTGCAATTCGAGTGGTTTCAGAACACTCTCCTCACCAATACACATCCGAATTTTCTCTCAAAGATCCGGAAGGTTAACTTGCAAGACGCACTTTTGACTAGCGAGCTGTATAAGAGACATGAGTTTCAACAACACCAGCGCAAGTTATTCGAAAAATCTGCGAAGTTGGAGGCTATCACTGAGTATTCTTTGAACTGGTTCAATCAGAGGATGGAGAGAAGGGCAGCGAAGCTCAAGTTTAGTAACAGGTTGGCAACTGTTCACAGCAACCTAGAGAAGGAGGAACAGAAGAGGATAGAGAGAAATGCAAAGCAGCGTTTGCAGGCTTTAAGATCTAATGATGAAGAGGCGTATATCAAATTATTAGATCAAACAAAGGACACTAGAATTACACATTTGCTAAGACAAACCAATGCCTTCTTAGATTCTCTTACTAGGGCTGTGAAAGACCAGCAGAAGTTCACGAAGGAGAAGATCACTTCTCGTGATAAGGAGGATGGCGAAGAAGAAATAATTGAAGAGACCGGCGATGTTCAAGAGTCGGATCGTGAAAAAATTGACTATTATGAAGTTGCTCATCGTATCAAGGAAGTTGTGACTGTTCAACCGTCTATATTGGTTGGTGGAACGTTGAAGGAGTATCAGATAAAGGGTCTACAGTGGATGGTTTCGTTATATAATAATCATTTGAACGGTATCCTCGCTGACGAAATGGGTTTAGGTAAAACCATTCAAACGATCTCTTTATTAACATACTTATACGAAGTTAAGGGAATTCACGGTCCATTTTTAGTTATAGTGCCATTGTCGACTTTGACGAACTGGAATTCGGAATTCGATAAATGGGCACCAACGTTGAAAAAAATTGCATTCAAAGGTCCTCCTAGCGAACGTAAGGCTCTAAGTGGTATCATAAAAGCTGGCGCATTTGACGTTGTTCTTACTACTTTTGAATATATTATTAAGGAAAAGCCGTTACTTTCTAAGATTAAGTGGGTTCACATGGTTATCGATGAAGGGCATAGAATGAAAAATGCACAGTCTAAGCTGTCCTTAACGTTGAATCAACATTATCACACAGATTACAGATTAATTTTGACAGGTACGCCTTTGCAGAACAATTTGCCAGAGTTATGGGCTTTATTAAACTTCGTTCTACCAAAGATTTTCAATTCCGTAAAATCTTTTGATGAATGGTTCAACACACCGTTCGCGAATACTGGTGGCCAGGATAAGATAGAATTaagtgaagaagaaacaCTATTGGTCATTCGGAGATTACATAAAGTTTTACGACCATTCTTGCTCCGTCGTTTAAAAAAAGATGTCGAGAAAGAACTCCCGGATAAAGTGGAAAAAGTAATTAAATGCCGTATGAGTGCTTTACAGCAGTGTCTATACGAACAGATGTTAAAATACCGTAGACTTTTTGTGGTTGAAGGTAGTAGCAGCAAAAAGATGGTCGGCTTACGTGGATTCAATAATCAAATTATGCAACTGAAGAAGATTTGCAACCACCCTTTCGTTTTTGAAGAGGTAGAGGACCAAATTAATCCAAATAGGGAGACCAATGCCAATATCTGGCGTGCTTCAGGAAAATTCGAAATTTTACAAAAAATATTACCTAAATTCAAGGCCTCTGGCCACAGGGTCTTGATTTTCTTTCAAATGACTCAAATTATGGATATTATGGAAGATTTCTTACGTTTATGTGACATGAAATATCTTCGTTTAGATGGTCATACAAAGTCAGATGACCGTACAGCTTTATTGAATGCCTTTAATGCACCAAACTCAGAATACTTTTGCTTTTTACTATCAACTAGAGCTGGTGGGTTAGGTTTGAATTTGCAGACTGCAGATACTGTCATTATTTTTGACACCGACTGGAACCCCCATCAAGATTTACAAGCTCAAGATAGAGCGCATAGAATTGGTCAGAAAAATGAAGTCCGTATTTTGAGACTGATAACTGACAATTCTGTTGAGGAGGTAATTTTGGACAGGGCACATAAAAAGTTAGATATTGATGGAAAAGTTATCCAAGCTGGTAAGTTTGACAACAAATCTACTTCTGAGGAACAGGAAGCACTCTTAAGATCTTTATTGGAAGCAGAAGAGGAGCAGAAAAAAAGGAGAGAACTCGGTTTAGAAGAGGATGAACATTTGGATGACGCTGAGTTAAATGAAATCTTGGCGAGAAATGATGAGGAACTGAAATTGTTTGCTGAAATAGATACCGAAATAATTAAGAAACAACTTGCTAGCGGTATAACCTCAAGATTGTTGGAAGATTCAGAATTACCAGAATTTTATCATCAAGATATAGCAGCTCAGATAGAACGCGAAAAAGCGGACAAAAATTTTGTTGGAGGTAGAGGAGCTAGGGAAAGAAGGGCAGCTCATTATGAAGACAGCTTGTCAGAAGAGCAATGGTTAAAGCAATTTGAAGTGAGTGACGTAGAATCAGCAATTAGTAGTCCTGGTCCCAATTCAACTGTAGGCTCCAATTTCTACTCCAATAATGATGATAACGAAGGACCAGTTTTGCCGTCAAAGCGTAAACGGGGACCTGGTAGGCCTCCGAAGAGTAAAAAAGTGAAATTAGACGATGATTATGAAATGGAACAACTGCTTGCTCAAGGAGCTGAAGAATACTCTCCAGTTGAGAATTTACCGAAGGATTCATCTTCAGGGAAGGAGTCCTCGTCTCAATTTGGTGGTAAAACATCTTCTAAAGATGTTAGAATGTCTAAAACTAAAACAAAAGTTAAAAGCCGTCGTGGCCGACCATCAAAAAATGGAAGGCCTTATGTGCGAGATTCACCAACGCAGCCAGATGAAGTTAGGACTGCGGTCGCGGAAAAAGCAAAGGAATTGTATGACTATATTCTGGGCTACTGTAACGAAGAGGGTAGGAGTTTGACTGAGATATTTCTGGTTAAGCCTTCCAAAAAACTTTATCCAGATTACTACATGCTCATAAAGTACCCTGTAGCTTTTGAAAATGTAATGAAGAATATTTCCACCAAGGCCTATGATTCACTTAGAGAAACATTAGAGGACTTCCATCTGATATTCGCTAATGCAAGGGTTTATAACACTGAAGGTTCAATTGTCTTCAACGACTCTCTAGAGCTGGAGGAGGCTGTTATTCGGAAGTACAAAGAGTTGAGCGGAGATACAGACATTGACTTTACTGAATTTGACTCACAATACGGCACACCAGTACTGTTACGTCAAAATGATACAGATAATGGGATTACTGCCAGTATAACACCATAG
- the ORA1 gene encoding oxidoreductase (Syntenic homolog of Ashbya gossypii AFR561W; Syntenic homolog of Saccharomyces cerevisiae YMR226C) yields MSLGRKAAERLADKTVLIVGASSGIGKATATEYCDTTGGQIKLILAARRFKKLQEIKKDIEKDFQNVKIHIVELDVSDSKKIASFVEELPEDFKDIDILVNCAGLALGLDDVGDIDPEDVETMINTNFIGLVHITQAVIPIFKAKNSGDVVNVSSISAIDSYPKGSIYCASKHAVRGFTKALRQEMNRSNIRVIEIAPGLVETEFFTVRFRGDEEKAKKIFEVAPALHPDDVADSIVYATSRKPGTTVADLLILPTQTIPLAEVYREKKINV; encoded by the coding sequence ATGTCTCTTGGAAGAAAAGCTGCTGAACGTTTAGCCGATAAGACTGTCCTTATCGTTGGCGCCTCAAGTGGTATCGGTAAAGCTACCGCAACTGAGTACTGTGATACTACAGGTGGCCAAATTAAATTAATATTGGCTGCTAGAAGATTCAAGAAATTACAAGAGATTAAGAAGGACATTGAGAAGGACTTTCAAAATGTCAAGATACATATTGTCGAGCTTGATGTAAGCGACTCAAAAAAAATCGCTTCCTTTGTTGAAGAGTTGCCTGAAGATTTTAAGGATATTGATATCTTGGTTAATTGTGCAGGTCTGGCTCTTGGACTTGACGATGTTGGTGACATTGACCCTGAAGATGTGGAAACTATGATAAATACTAATTTTATAGGTTTAGTCCACATTACCCAAGCCGTCATTCCTATCTTTAAAGCGAAGAATTCGGGTGATGTTGTGAATGTGAGTTCCATTTCTGCAATAGACTCGTATCCTAAAGGCTCTATTTACTGTGCAAGTAAGCATGCAGTTAGAGGCTTTACGAAGGCTTTAAGACAAGAAATGAACAGAAGTAATATTAGAGTTATTGAAATTGCGCCCGGCTTAGTTGAAACCGAGTTTTTCACTGTACGATTCAGAGGAGACGAAGAGAAGGCGAAAAAAATATTTGAAGTTGCCCCTGCTTTGCACCCTGATGATGTGGCAGATTCAATCGTCTACGCCACCTCGAGAAAACCAGGTACAACTGTCGCAGATCTCTTAATATTACCTACTCAGACAATCCCCCTAGCTGAAGTCTACCgtgaaaaaaaaataaacgTGTGA
- a CDS encoding rhodanese-like domain-containing protein (Syntenic homolog of Ashbya gossypii AFR556W; Syntenic homolog of Saccharomyces cerevisiae YOR286W (RDL2)), which yields MLSTNFLRAALARGFASKTLKSYSFDEIKTLVKEPNPSKVLVDVREPAELKQYTLPNSINLPLKTYPGALSLPPNEFQEIFGMEKPSTEKELIFFCAGGMRAQAAQELASSYGYENTSVWPGSINEWLAKGGDKL from the coding sequence ATGTTAAGCACAAACTTTTTACGCGCTGCTTTAGCTAGAGGCTTTGCTTCAAAGACGCTTAAGTCGTATAGTTTCGATGAGATCAAAACTTTGGTAAAGGAGCCAAATCCTTCCAAGGTATTAGTAGATGTTAGAGAACCCGCAGAATTAAAGCAATATACCCTACCAAACTCTATAAATCTTCCATTGAAAACTTACCCAGGCGCTCTTTCCTTACCGCCCAATGAGTTCCAAGAAATCTTCGGTATGGAAAAACCTTCCACAGAGAAAGAACTTATCTTTTTCTGTGCAGGTGGTATGAGAGCACAAGCTGCTCAAGAATTAGCAAGCTCTTATGGCTATGAAAACACTAGTGTGTGGCCAGGTTCTATTAATGAGTGGTTGGCAAAAGGGGGTGACAAATTGTGA
- the RRP36 gene encoding rRNA-processing protein RRP36 (Syntenic homolog of Ashbya gossypii AFR557C; Syntenic homolog of Saccharomyces cerevisiae YOR287C (RRP36)) — MSFYFKDIKPGYDSAGSDDELSDVLNSNRNNNDVSSDSEDDDLSSLTFGSLKKAQDTILTEERGAASKTSSKRKPNKVKPIVEKESDPEESGDDLVESEEQEDSGSEDSEGDFFEEGSNQSGKKKTRKHAPKEQSSKKRVPKVREIPGLNYAKRENQLYTDIRFDKSMGKPENFAKVRSRYGFLDEYRQKEIDELKSMLADRKLMSKISEREKEEMEARLISSKSKLQSIQNRELETKIVKDYEQEINKNNKGKFHLKKSEKRKVVQKWKFDNMKSKQREKVMERKRKKRLGKEFRSFEFHNR; from the coding sequence ATGTCGTTCTACTTTAAGGATATTAAGCCGGGGTACGATTCTGCGGGGTCAGATGATGAACTGTCAGACGTATTAAACAGCAATAGAAACAATAATGACGTCTCTAGTGATTCCGAAGATGATGATTTAAGTTCACTTACATTTGGTTCGTTGAAGAAGGCCCAAGATACCATATTAACGGAAGAGCGTGGGGCTGCTTCTAAAACTAGTTCAAAGAGGAAACCTAATAAAGTAAAACCTATCGTTGAGAAAGAATCAGACCCTGAAGAATCAGGTGATGATCTGGTAGAGAGCGAAGAGCAGGAAGACAGTGGGTCTGAAGACAGTGAAGGTGACTTCTTTGAAGAAGGCAGCAACCAATCTGGCAAGAAGAAGACTCGTAAGCATGCTCCAAAAGAGCAATCATCAAAAAAACGGGTACCCAAAGTACGTGAAATCCCTGGGTTAAACTACGCTAAACGAGAAAATCAGCTTTATACAGATATTAGATTCGATAAGTCCATGGGCAAACCTGAAAACTTCGCAAAAGTGCGTAGCAGATATGGCTTCCTAGATGAGTATCGGCAGAAGGAAATTGATGAGCTGAAATCAATGCTTGCGGATAGGAAGCTCATGAGCAAGATTTCGGAAAgagaaaaggaagaaatGGAAGCCAGGTTAATCAGCTCCAAATCAAAGTTGCAGTCGATTCAAAATAGAGAATTAGAGACAAAGATTGTAAAAGACTATGAACAGGAGATAAACAAGAACAATAAGGGGAAGTTCCACTTGAAGAAATCAGAAAAACGGAAGGTCGTTCAAAAGTGGAAGTTCGATAACATGAAATCTAAACAAAGGGAAAAGGTTATGGAGAGaaaaaggaagaagagaCTCGGAAAAGAGTTTAGAAGCTTCGAATTTCATAATAGGTAG
- the MRPL44 gene encoding mitochondrial 54S ribosomal protein mL53 (Syntenic homolog of Ashbya gossypii AFR558C; Syntenic homolog of Saccharomyces cerevisiae YMR225C (MRPL44); 1-intron in Ashbya gossypii), translating into MITKYFTKVYVRFNPFGKEAKNARLFLSSIPPLQRTTNTQVSHEIISGSSTGSPLLRVTFRDKTEMELDPSKLSFKEVSNYFDGHSRKLQIKDVTENQ; encoded by the exons ATGATTACGAAGTACTTCACGAAGGTTTACGTGAGGTTTAACCCATTTGGCAAGGAAG CTAAGAATGCTAGGCTGTTCCTCAGCTCGATACCACCTTTGCAGAGAACCACTAATACTCAAGTATCTCATGAAATCATATCTGGATCTTCTACCGGAAGTCCACTACTAAGAGTCACATTCAGAGATAAGACGGAGATGGAATTGGATCCTAGTAAGTTATCATTCAAAGAAGTATCAAACTACTTTGATGGCCATTCCAGAAAGCTGCAGATCAAGGACGTTACCGAGAACCAGTGA
- the MPD1 gene encoding protein disulfide isomerase MPD1 (Syntenic homolog of Ashbya gossypii AFR559C; Syntenic homolog of Saccharomyces cerevisiae YOR288C (MPD1)), with protein sequence MLLWSLFLIVYAALCSAKNFYDNSPNIIELTENDFDKVVHQTNYTSLVEFYAPWCGYCKKLKDPMLKMARKLDGFVQITAVNCEEPKNKRLCNKHQIQGFPTLMVFRPPKIEPRLSNSTAKESKHLSEIYTGARDRKSIGKFCASRVKNYVRKWRSVLQFKDLILETTPYKYSMLLVSKKERLPLIYKSLAIDWLGVIDFHFISCNNLKDAGLTDLSSTPNIENYLRGLADFSCDENDYVLIDKELDQVHTLELKSFSKDKVSKFLTNFATPKEGPFSERDKYLTELKNANRKSPLGKKKNKKTPKTDPKKAPKNDPKKTVLENDEL encoded by the coding sequence ATGCTACTTTGGAGTTTATTCTTAATCGTGTACGCTGCATTATGCAGTGCTAAGAACTTCTATGATAATTCTCCGAATATTATTGAATTAACTGAGAACGACTTCGATAAAGTTGTTCATCAGACGAACTACACCTCGTTGGTGGAGTTCTATGCACCTTGGTGTGGCTATTGTAAAAAATTGAAGGATCCTATGTTGAAAATGGCGCGGAAGTTGGATGGCTTTGTTCAGATAACGGCTGTGAACTGTGAAGAACCTAAAAACAAGCGGCTATGCAACAAGCATCAAATCCAAGGGTTTCCCACATTGATGGTTTTTAGGCCTCCAAAGATTGAGCCAAGACTTTCAAATAGTACTGCGAAAGAATCAAAGCATCTATCTGAGATTTACACTGGAGCTAGGGACCGGAAATCTATTGGTAAGTTTTGCGCGTCCAGGGTGAAGAACTATGTGAGGAAGTGGAGGAGTGTATTGCAGTTCAAGGACTTGATTCTTGAGACAACGCCGTACAAATATAGCATGTTGCTTGTCTCAAAAAAAGAGAGATTGCCCTTAATATACAAGAGTTTGGCAATTGACTGGTTAGGAGTAATAGATTTCCACTTTATTAGTTGTAACAACTTGAAGGATGCTGGATTGACTGACCTATCTTCTACCCCCAACATTGAGAATTACCTCCGCGGCTTGGCTGACTTTAGTTGTGACGAGAATGATTACGTACTAATCGATAAAGAGTTGGATCAGGTGCACACATTAGAGTTGAAGAGTTTCTCCAAAGATAAGGTTTCTAAGTTCTTGACGAATTTCGCTACCCCCAAGGAAGGTCCATTTAGCGAGCGTGATAAGTACCTTACTGAATTGAAGAACGCTAACAGAAAGTCTCCTCTCGGTAAGAAAAAGAATAAGAAAACCCCCAAGACGGATCCCAAGAAAGCTCCCAAGAATGATCCCAAGAAAACCGTATTGGAGAATGATGAACTGTGA
- a CDS encoding uncharacterized protein (Syntenic homolog of Ashbya gossypii AFR560W; Syntenic homolog of Saccharomyces cerevisiae YOR289W), which produces MSQELLQKGDPFSFYAFQALYTKLNNKASPLTFDNIKKVLYPDVSIPKKKEEEDVCLFVTWNKLNRAGKLDLRGCIGTFHKLPILEGIEKYSLIAALQDTRFSPISAGELPKLTCSCNILSEFEVIYKNGSGDIYDWNIGEHGIRLVCDDLRGGGLRSATFLPEVMVQQQWDKKTAFVNLIEKAGCMNALEMIEDPEVYIYEVSVYTSNKSQIGYEGFKELLDKVKPIN; this is translated from the coding sequence ATGAGCCAAGAACTGTTACAGAAGGGTGATCCGTTTAGTTTTTACGCATTTCAAGCACTTTATACTAAACTTAACAACAAGGCTTCCCCCTTGACGTTTGACAACATCAAAAAAGTGCTATATCCTGATGTTTCCATACCAAAGAAGAAAGAGGAGGAGGACGTGTGTCTGTTTGTTACATGGAATAAGCTGAACCGAGCTGGAAAACTTGACTTGCGTGGCTGCATTGGTACTTTTCATAAATTACCTATACTGGAGGGGATTGAGAAATATTCTCTTATAGCTGCTCTCCAGGACACCCGTTTCTCACCAATTTCTGCAGGCGAATTACCCAAGCTGACTTGTAGCTGCAATATATTGTCCGAATTTGAAGTTATCTACAAGAATGGCTCGGGAGACATCTATGATTGGAACATTGGGGAGCACGGGATCAGGCTAGTTTGCGACGATTTGAGGGGAGGAGGGTTACGCAGTGCGACATTTTTGCCTGAAGTCATGGTGCAGCAGCAATGGGATAAGAAGACGGCATTTGTGAACCTAATTGAGAAGGCAGGGTGCATGAATGCGCTGGAGATGATAGAAGATCCTGAAGTGTACATTTACGAGGTGAGTGTATACACAAGCAACAAAAGCCAGATAGGATACGAAGGGTTTAAAGAGCTGCTGGATAAAGTGAAACCTATAAATTAA
- a CDS encoding phosphoglycerate mutase (Syntenic homolog of Ashbya gossypii AFR554W; Syntenic homolog of Saccharomyces cerevisiae YOR283W) gives MTKVIPPYSMNCDGDILRIFIIRHGQTNENVQKILQGHKDTLLNDTGFEQADKLGQYLKDQNISFERVFCSDLKRCQQTINRVLSHFSEQSRPEIELTKELRERFMGEIEGMYLSDAELFAKKHEKASFREFGEKMEDFDVRVSGKLSQIATSSQNLKNVALISHGGTIRQILKHLNLEGSQYQRLIVFNTSVTVVDYHKSTNQFDVKRVGVTNHLGSGEFIVSDTQLR, from the coding sequence ATGACGAAAGTAATACCGCCTTATAGTATGAATTGCGATGGAGATATCTTGCGAATCTTCATCATTCGGCATGGACAGACAAATGAAAACGTACAAAAGATTTTGCAAGGACATAAGGACACATTATTGAACGATACTGGCTTCGAACAAGCTGATAAATTAGGTCAATATCTAAAGGATCAAAACATTAGTTTCGAGCGGGTATTCTGTAGTGACTTGAAGCGCTGTCAGCAAACCATAAATCGAGTTCTTAGTCACTTCAGCGAGCAGTCTCGGCCGGAAATCGAGCTTACCAAGGAATTGCGGGAGCGCTTCATGGGTGAGATTGAGGGTATGTATCTCTCTGATGCAGAGCTCTTTGCCAAAAAACACGAAAAGGCCTCCTTCAGGGAGTTCGGGGAAAAGATGGAGGATTTTGATGTTAGAGTTTCCGGGAAACTGTCGCAAATAGCCACCAGCAGTCAAAACCTGAAGAATGTTGCTCTCATTAGCCATGGCGGCACTATTCGCCAAATTCTAAAGCACCTGAACTTAGAAGGATCTCAGTATCAGCGACTAATCGTCTTCAACACGTCTGTTACTGTAGTTGACTACCATAAAAGTACCAACCAATTCGATGTCAAGCGTGTTGGAGTAACCAATCATCTAGGTAGCGGTGAGTTCATAGTTAGCGATACACAACTACGCTAG